Proteins encoded together in one Micromonospora kangleipakensis window:
- a CDS encoding VOC family protein — protein sequence MTVTADLAMVNLDSSDPVAHAGFYSRVLGWEITHSQTEYAMISKDGVSVGFGLVPGYTPPAWPDETAGKRYHLDLYVDDLTVAEKEFVAAGAAKPEFQPGGERWVVLIDPIGQPFCICPRPQG from the coding sequence ATGACAGTGACCGCCGACCTCGCCATGGTCAACCTCGACAGCTCGGACCCGGTCGCCCACGCCGGGTTCTACTCCCGCGTCCTGGGCTGGGAGATCACCCACAGCCAGACCGAATACGCCATGATCAGCAAGGACGGGGTCTCCGTCGGGTTCGGGCTGGTGCCCGGCTACACGCCGCCAGCCTGGCCCGACGAGACCGCCGGCAAGCGCTACCACCTCGACCTCTACGTCGACGACCTCACCGTGGCGGAGAAGGAGTTCGTGGCCGCCGGCGCGGCGAAGCCGGAGTTCCAGCCCGGCGGCGAGCGCTGGGTGGTGCTGATCGACCCGATCGGCCAGCCGTTCTGCATCTGCCCCCGCCCGCAGGGCTGA
- a CDS encoding DUF4878 domain-containing protein, with amino-acid sequence MGGKQEWSRPARPRRPVRTGLLLGGLGVGLCLVGVAGLALWNVQLVMQANGPVRETADGFFHEVSAGDTDQAYERLCKDTRSRWSEVGFGSWVRTPPQVSGYEITDVSISTLRGRPRATVAVRVTRDGGASEERKLPVIQENGKWRVCGDPF; translated from the coding sequence ATGGGCGGAAAGCAGGAATGGAGCAGGCCGGCCCGGCCACGCCGGCCGGTGCGCACGGGCCTGCTGCTGGGCGGCCTCGGGGTGGGCCTGTGCCTAGTCGGGGTGGCGGGGCTGGCCCTGTGGAATGTGCAGCTGGTGATGCAGGCCAACGGCCCGGTGCGGGAGACCGCCGACGGGTTCTTCCACGAGGTGTCCGCCGGGGACACCGACCAGGCGTACGAGCGGCTGTGCAAGGACACCCGCAGCCGGTGGAGCGAGGTCGGCTTCGGCAGCTGGGTCCGCACCCCGCCGCAGGTCAGTGGCTACGAGATCACCGACGTGTCGATCTCCACGCTGCGCGGCCGCCCGCGCGCCACGGTGGCGGTGCGGGTGACCCGCGACGGCGGGGCCAGCGAGGAGCGCAAACTCCCCGTGATCCAGGAGAACGGAAAGTGGCGGGTCTGCGGGGACCCGTTCTGA
- a CDS encoding acyl-CoA dehydrogenase family protein: MTRYVQPVPTADDPYTGDPLLRSWLERQLGPAGHAAAKGRLADLAAEVAGPLRAAHADAEAQPPTLVRYDPWGARVDRIDTSAGWQAQRAAAARHAVVALPYLESARGTWGAAARVVQHALLHLYAPESATFSCPVAMADGAAALLSLPEVDVEVRDAWLPRLISTDPDTAIVSGQWMTESQGGSDLSRSSTLGRPAADGSWRLTGEKWFCSAADAPMAVALARPDGAGRGSRVLTPFLVPRYAADSPLTGATVAPDAPAPGVTVRRLKDKLGTRALPTAEIGLHDAYALPLGDPAVPGLVRAMTLVVVTRVHNASAAASGMRRGLAYARAYAQARQVAGGRLADSPLHRGTLGTLAVDAAGAFVLAGHAFALLGRVEVGADPEAAAELRVVAPLAKLATGRLAVSSASEYVEAFGGAGYVEDTGVPRLLRDAQVLPIWEGTTNVLALDVLRAVTREDAGGPLLRRLTAAVDLARPLSPALADILAAATDELRDGLAEVTADPTGDDVVAGARGLALRMAYALTTALLVEHAAWGDEQAEAAARLWARRWLRHEDIAADAHRQLELLC; the protein is encoded by the coding sequence ATGACCCGTTACGTGCAGCCGGTGCCCACCGCCGACGACCCGTACACCGGGGATCCGCTGCTGCGGTCCTGGCTGGAGCGGCAGCTCGGCCCGGCCGGGCACGCGGCCGCCAAGGGCCGGCTGGCCGACCTGGCCGCCGAGGTCGCCGGGCCGCTGCGCGCCGCGCACGCCGACGCCGAGGCGCAGCCGCCGACCCTGGTCCGCTATGACCCGTGGGGTGCCCGCGTCGACCGGATCGACACCTCCGCCGGCTGGCAGGCCCAGCGGGCCGCCGCCGCCCGGCACGCGGTCGTCGCGCTGCCCTACCTGGAGTCCGCGCGCGGCACCTGGGGGGCCGCCGCCCGGGTCGTCCAGCACGCCCTGCTGCACCTGTACGCCCCGGAGTCGGCCACCTTCTCCTGCCCGGTCGCGATGGCCGACGGCGCCGCCGCGCTGCTCAGCCTCCCCGAGGTCGACGTCGAGGTCCGCGACGCCTGGCTGCCCCGGCTGATCTCCACCGACCCGGACACCGCGATCGTCAGCGGCCAGTGGATGACCGAGTCGCAGGGCGGCTCCGACCTGTCCCGCTCCAGCACCCTCGGCCGGCCCGCCGCCGACGGCTCCTGGCGGCTGACCGGGGAGAAGTGGTTCTGCTCCGCCGCCGACGCGCCGATGGCGGTGGCCCTGGCCCGGCCGGATGGCGCGGGCCGGGGCAGCCGGGTGCTCACGCCGTTCCTGGTGCCCCGGTACGCCGCCGACTCGCCCCTGACCGGGGCGACCGTCGCGCCGGACGCTCCCGCCCCCGGGGTCACCGTGCGCCGGCTCAAGGACAAGCTCGGCACCCGGGCCCTGCCCACCGCCGAGATCGGGCTGCACGACGCGTACGCGCTGCCGCTGGGTGACCCGGCCGTGCCCGGGCTGGTGCGGGCGATGACCCTGGTCGTGGTGACCCGGGTGCACAACGCCTCCGCCGCCGCCTCCGGCATGCGCCGCGGCCTGGCCTACGCCCGGGCGTACGCGCAGGCGCGGCAGGTCGCCGGCGGCCGGCTCGCCGACTCGCCCCTGCACCGGGGCACCCTCGGCACCCTCGCGGTCGACGCGGCCGGCGCGTTCGTCCTGGCCGGGCACGCCTTCGCGCTGCTGGGCCGGGTGGAGGTGGGCGCCGACCCGGAGGCCGCCGCCGAGCTGCGGGTGGTGGCGCCGCTGGCCAAGCTGGCCACCGGCCGGCTCGCCGTCTCCTCCGCCAGCGAATACGTCGAGGCCTTCGGCGGCGCCGGGTACGTCGAGGACACCGGGGTGCCCCGGCTGCTGCGCGACGCCCAGGTGCTGCCGATCTGGGAGGGCACCACCAACGTGCTCGCCCTGGACGTGCTGCGCGCGGTGACCCGCGAGGACGCCGGTGGGCCGCTGCTGCGCCGGCTGACCGCCGCGGTCGACCTGGCCCGCCCGCTCTCCCCCGCGCTCGCCGACATCCTCGCAGCCGCCACCGACGAGCTGCGCGACGGTCTCGCCGAGGTCACCGCCGACCCGACCGGGGACGACGTGGTGGCTGGCGCGCGCGGGCTGGCGTTGCGGATGGCGTACGCGCTGACCACCGCGCTGCTGGTGGAGCACGCGGCGTGGGGCGACGAGCAGGCCGAGGCGGCCGCCCGGCTGTGGGCGCGGCGCTGGCTGCGGCACGAGGACATCGCCGCCGACGCGCACCGGCAGCTGGAACTGCTCTGCTGA